In one Streptomyces sp. NBC_00597 genomic region, the following are encoded:
- a CDS encoding aldo/keto reductase has protein sequence MRYTTFGRTTGLRVSEYALGTANFGTLWGGGANREESRKIFDRFAEAGGTFIDCADNYQIGESEKLLGEFLGVDRDHYTVSTKFTLGAGRARISNTGNSAKNIRTSVEASLRRLGTDYIDVYWAHLPDSVTPVEEILSALDGLVRSGKILYAGLSNFPAWRISRAVTLAELRSLNRLVGIQFEYSLAERGADRELIPMAEALGLGTTLWSPLGGGLLTGKYRQSRRGRLSDWEGQAIRVEDSEQRTAVIDAVLTVAEETGAPAGQVAMAWLRARAARSATAMVPVIGPRTVDQLDDYLAALDVTLDDGQFERLEQASAIRLGQPYELIAGHQDAALGRTGGRFIRPTTPVA, from the coding sequence ATGCGTTACACCACCTTCGGCCGCACCACCGGCCTGCGTGTCTCCGAATACGCCCTCGGCACCGCCAACTTCGGCACCCTGTGGGGCGGTGGCGCCAACCGCGAGGAGTCCCGCAAGATCTTCGACCGGTTCGCGGAAGCCGGCGGCACCTTCATCGACTGCGCTGACAACTACCAGATCGGCGAGTCGGAGAAGCTGCTCGGAGAGTTCCTCGGCGTCGACCGCGACCACTACACGGTCAGCACCAAGTTCACCCTGGGCGCCGGCCGCGCCCGGATCTCCAACACGGGCAACAGCGCCAAGAACATCCGCACGTCGGTCGAGGCCAGCCTCAGGCGCCTCGGCACCGACTACATCGACGTCTACTGGGCCCACCTGCCGGACTCGGTCACCCCGGTCGAGGAGATCCTCAGCGCCCTCGACGGCCTGGTCCGGTCCGGCAAGATCCTCTACGCAGGGCTCTCCAACTTCCCCGCCTGGCGGATCTCCCGCGCCGTCACCCTCGCCGAACTCCGCTCTCTGAACCGCCTGGTGGGCATCCAGTTCGAGTACAGCCTCGCCGAGCGCGGGGCCGACCGCGAACTGATCCCCATGGCCGAGGCCCTGGGCCTGGGCACCACCCTGTGGTCGCCGCTCGGCGGGGGCCTGCTCACCGGCAAGTACCGGCAGAGCCGCCGCGGCCGCCTCAGTGACTGGGAGGGCCAGGCCATCCGCGTCGAGGACTCCGAGCAGCGCACCGCAGTCATCGACGCCGTGCTCACCGTCGCCGAGGAGACCGGCGCCCCCGCGGGACAGGTCGCCATGGCGTGGCTGCGCGCCCGGGCGGCCCGCTCGGCCACCGCGATGGTGCCCGTCATCGGACCGCGCACCGTCGACCAGCTCGACGACTACCTCGCCGCACTGGACGTGACCCTCGACGACGGCCAGTTCGAGCGGCTGGAGCAGGCCAGCGCGATCCGGCTGGGACAGCCCTACGAGCTGATCGCAGGCCACCAGGACGCGGCGCTGGGCCGCACCGGCGGCCGGTTCATCCGCCCGACCACTCCCGTGGCCTGA
- a CDS encoding type I polyketide synthase: protein MNDIETQEEADGFIAVVGMAGRFPGAADVDEFWANLAAGIDSVTRDAPQVIPGGAPDGGDLTYLPSRGRLDGAEWFDADYFGYSAKEAFLIDPQHRVFLECAAAALEDAGADPDRFPGAIGVYGGCTETRYAEALSARLAQLPAVTEDDIVLGTAPDFLVSRTAERLGLRGPAVAVQSACATALVAVHTAGRGLLAGDCDMALAGGVAVHVPPKKITWTGPDGTLAPDGVCRAFDAQGEGTVAGNGVGVVVLKRLADALADGDHIRAVVRGSAVTNDGSGRIGFTAPSVAGQAAAVREAQLTAGTDARTITYVEAHGTATPLGDPIEVTALTQAFRGDTDEQGFCAIGSVKTNIGHADAAAGAAGLVKTVLALGHRQIPPSLHFTEPNPQIDFESSPFRVATELTDWEPDGFPRRAGVSSFAVGGVNAHLVLEEAPQRPVRESERRVHLMVHSARTPSALRTRLARFDDHLAGAAPAYEDAAWTLQTGRREHEYRAFTVAGDGPAREPVHCAEPPRERPVVFLFPGRIGPAEAWRLHTTEPAFREAFDAALAGADDRLVRDVRDVARGLAWPDDPVVRDTYVFAFEYALAALWQRWGIRPDAVFGTGAGSLVAAVVAGVFPLTDALRLIAAPARTRGGDDELRTLLRSLVPQPHRIPVVLGDGTRYGTGTPIAAERWADELREPADPDAALDVLLADPERILLQVGAGSGLVTLARQQPRHTAQHLLLAALAEPDGDGGGALAALYDALGRLWLSGARVSWAGVHEGERRAKVALPTYPFERLPYLVRHPAEEAQTATGAAATVAEGDRPAEDEAAAPSGVPAAGGRPESEDRPADDTPLGVVLRLFGEALGLPDIEADESFFELGGDSLIAVKLFAQLREIYPVEIKMRALFESATAADLAALIEQQLADPHQDTEEESA, encoded by the coding sequence GTGAATGACATCGAAACCCAAGAGGAAGCCGACGGCTTCATCGCCGTCGTCGGAATGGCCGGCCGCTTTCCCGGCGCCGCCGACGTCGACGAATTCTGGGCCAATCTCGCGGCCGGTATCGACTCGGTCACCCGCGACGCCCCCCAGGTCATTCCGGGCGGCGCGCCCGATGGAGGCGACCTCACCTACCTGCCGTCCCGTGGCCGGCTGGACGGTGCCGAGTGGTTCGACGCCGACTATTTCGGCTACTCCGCCAAAGAGGCGTTCCTGATCGACCCGCAGCACCGGGTCTTCCTGGAATGCGCGGCCGCGGCCCTGGAGGACGCCGGCGCCGACCCCGACCGCTTCCCCGGCGCCATCGGCGTCTACGGCGGCTGTACCGAGACCCGGTACGCCGAAGCGCTCTCGGCCCGGCTCGCCCAGCTCCCCGCAGTGACCGAGGACGACATCGTCCTCGGCACCGCACCCGACTTCCTGGTCTCCCGCACGGCCGAGCGCCTCGGCCTGCGGGGCCCGGCCGTCGCCGTGCAGTCGGCCTGTGCCACCGCCCTCGTTGCCGTCCACACGGCCGGGCGGGGCCTGCTCGCCGGCGACTGCGACATGGCCCTGGCGGGCGGCGTCGCCGTGCACGTACCGCCGAAGAAGATCACATGGACCGGCCCGGACGGCACCCTGGCGCCCGACGGCGTCTGCCGCGCCTTCGACGCGCAGGGGGAGGGGACCGTCGCCGGCAACGGAGTCGGCGTCGTCGTCCTCAAGCGCCTGGCCGACGCGCTGGCCGACGGGGACCACATCCGCGCCGTCGTCCGCGGCTCGGCCGTGACCAACGACGGCTCGGGCCGGATCGGCTTCACCGCGCCCAGCGTGGCCGGCCAGGCCGCCGCGGTCCGGGAGGCACAGCTGACCGCGGGCACCGACGCCCGCACCATCACGTACGTGGAGGCCCACGGCACCGCCACCCCGCTGGGAGACCCGATCGAGGTCACGGCCCTCACCCAGGCCTTCCGGGGCGACACCGACGAGCAGGGCTTCTGCGCCATAGGCTCGGTGAAGACCAACATCGGGCACGCCGATGCGGCCGCCGGCGCCGCGGGCTTGGTCAAGACCGTCCTGGCGCTCGGCCACCGGCAGATCCCGCCGAGCCTGCACTTCACCGAGCCCAACCCCCAGATCGACTTCGAGAGCAGCCCGTTCAGGGTCGCCACCGAACTCACCGACTGGGAACCGGACGGCTTCCCCCGCCGCGCCGGCGTCAGCTCCTTCGCGGTCGGCGGCGTCAACGCCCACCTGGTTCTGGAGGAGGCCCCGCAGCGGCCGGTGCGCGAGTCCGAGCGACGCGTCCACCTGATGGTGCACTCCGCGCGCACCCCCTCCGCGCTGCGCACCCGGCTGGCCCGGTTCGACGACCACCTGGCCGGCGCGGCCCCCGCGTACGAGGACGCCGCCTGGACCCTCCAGACCGGTCGGCGCGAGCACGAGTACCGCGCCTTCACCGTCGCCGGCGACGGCCCGGCCCGCGAACCGGTCCACTGCGCCGAACCCCCGCGGGAGCGGCCCGTGGTGTTCCTCTTCCCGGGCCGGATCGGTCCGGCGGAGGCCTGGCGGCTGCACACCACCGAGCCCGCCTTCCGGGAGGCCTTCGACGCGGCCCTGGCCGGCGCCGACGACCGGCTCGTCCGCGACGTACGGGACGTGGCCCGCGGCCTGGCCTGGCCCGACGACCCGGTGGTGCGCGACACCTACGTCTTCGCCTTCGAGTACGCCCTGGCCGCGCTCTGGCAGCGCTGGGGCATCCGGCCGGACGCGGTCTTCGGCACCGGCGCCGGATCGCTGGTCGCGGCCGTCGTCGCGGGGGTCTTCCCGCTCACCGACGCGCTGCGCCTGATCGCCGCACCCGCCCGTACCCGCGGCGGCGACGACGAACTGCGCACGCTGCTGCGGTCCCTGGTCCCGCAGCCGCACCGGATCCCCGTCGTCCTCGGCGACGGCACCCGGTACGGCACCGGGACGCCGATCGCGGCCGAGCGCTGGGCGGACGAGCTGCGCGAGCCGGCCGACCCGGACGCCGCGCTCGACGTGCTCCTGGCCGACCCCGAGCGCATCCTGCTCCAGGTGGGCGCGGGATCCGGCCTGGTCACGCTCGCCCGGCAGCAGCCCCGCCACACCGCCCAGCACCTCCTGCTCGCCGCGCTGGCCGAACCCGACGGCGACGGCGGCGGCGCGCTGGCGGCCCTGTACGACGCACTCGGACGGCTGTGGCTGTCAGGGGCCCGGGTCTCCTGGGCCGGCGTGCACGAGGGCGAGCGCCGGGCCAAGGTCGCGCTGCCCACCTACCCCTTCGAGCGGCTCCCGTACCTGGTGCGCCACCCGGCGGAGGAGGCACAGACGGCCACCGGCGCCGCCGCGACCGTTGCCGAGGGCGACCGGCCCGCGGAAGACGAGGCCGCCGCCCCGAGCGGCGTCCCCGCCGCCGGGGGCCGACCGGAGTCCGAGGACCGTCCCGCCGACGACACCCCGCTCGGCGTGGTGCTGCGGTTGTTCGGCGAGGCCCTCGGACTGCCCGACATCGAAGCCGACGAGAGCTTCTTCGAACTCGGCGGCGACTCCCTCATCGCCGTGAAGCTCTTCGCCCAACTCAGGGAGATCTACCCGGTCGAGATCAAGATGCGCGCGCTGTTCGAGTCCGCGACGGCGGCCGACCTCGCCGCACTGATCGAGCAGCAGCTGGCCGACCCGCACCAGGACACGGAAGAGGAGTCCGCATGA
- a CDS encoding alpha/beta fold hydrolase: MNGTGAATGVGPAPEATTADLQARWLSGRRPKTQTTLDLYCFAHAGGSAGEFVRWAGALPGVRLWAVKLPGRAPRQDEAPYQRIADLVTDLVEQVDFGHRDFAFFGHSLGALIAFETTRALRRAGLRQPRALLLSSMQPPPLTARQGVHLLSDDELLAQIESRWGALPMVVHEEPDLKRLALRYLRADAALADSHEYVVEEPLDIPITAFAGDEEDPGQLDWAAHTRTDFAAHLVPGGHFYFRDPQSQAELLRLIGDALSTEN, translated from the coding sequence ATGAACGGCACCGGAGCCGCAACCGGCGTCGGCCCCGCACCCGAGGCCACGACGGCCGACCTGCAGGCACGCTGGCTCTCCGGCCGCAGGCCCAAGACGCAGACCACGCTCGACCTGTACTGCTTCGCCCACGCGGGCGGTTCGGCGGGGGAGTTCGTCCGCTGGGCCGGCGCCCTGCCCGGCGTCCGCCTCTGGGCCGTCAAGCTGCCCGGCCGCGCGCCGCGGCAGGACGAGGCCCCGTACCAGCGGATCGCCGACCTGGTGACGGACCTCGTCGAGCAGGTCGACTTCGGGCATCGCGACTTCGCCTTCTTCGGCCACAGCCTGGGTGCGCTGATCGCCTTCGAAACCACCCGCGCCCTGCGCCGGGCCGGTCTGCGCCAGCCCCGCGCCCTGCTGCTGTCCTCCATGCAGCCGCCGCCCCTCACGGCGCGGCAGGGCGTCCACCTGCTGTCGGACGACGAGCTGCTGGCCCAGATCGAGAGCCGCTGGGGCGCGCTGCCGATGGTCGTCCACGAGGAGCCGGACCTCAAGCGACTCGCGCTGCGCTACCTGCGCGCGGACGCCGCACTCGCCGACTCCCACGAGTACGTCGTCGAGGAGCCGCTGGACATCCCGATCACGGCCTTCGCCGGCGACGAGGAGGACCCGGGCCAACTCGACTGGGCCGCCCACACCCGCACCGACTTCGCCGCGCACCTCGTGCCCGGCGGCCACTTCTACTTCCGCGACCCGCAGTCTCAGGCCGAGCTCCTGCGCCTCATCGGCGACGCACTGAGCACGGAGAACTAG
- the ccrA gene encoding crotonyl-CoA carboxylase/reductase: MGKSLYELGEMPPLGSVPEKMYASVIRPDRFGEPKKSFATEVIDTPKPGRGQVLVWVMAAGINYNNVWAGLGYPLDVIAARQKRGEPEDFHIGGSEGSGVVFAVGEGVAGVSVGDQVVLSGGQWDETAEDIRLGGDPTFSPTLQAWGYESNYGTFAQFALVNDYQCHPKPKNLTWESAASFILTGSTAYRQLFGWAPNTVKPGDPVLIWGGAGGLGSMAIQLVRNAGGLPVAVVSSEERAEYCRSLGAVGTINRREFSHWGRMPDLNDSVAFGTWMRELRSFGRAYWEALGERRAPRIVLEHSGQDTIPTSMYLCENGGMVTICGGTSGYAADVDLRFLWMRQKRLQGSHGFNPAQCRAVIHLVASGQLDPCLSGLFSLAEIGDAHQLMHENRQPPGNMAALINAPRAGLTDLA, encoded by the coding sequence ATGGGGAAGAGCCTTTACGAGCTGGGTGAGATGCCGCCGCTCGGTTCCGTTCCGGAGAAGATGTACGCGTCCGTGATCCGCCCGGACCGCTTCGGCGAGCCGAAGAAGTCCTTCGCCACCGAGGTCATCGACACCCCCAAGCCGGGGCGCGGCCAGGTGCTCGTCTGGGTGATGGCCGCGGGCATCAACTACAACAACGTCTGGGCCGGCCTCGGTTACCCGCTGGACGTCATCGCCGCCCGGCAAAAGCGCGGCGAGCCCGAGGACTTCCACATCGGCGGCTCCGAGGGCTCGGGCGTGGTCTTCGCCGTCGGCGAGGGTGTCGCCGGGGTTTCCGTGGGCGACCAGGTCGTGCTCTCCGGCGGCCAGTGGGACGAGACCGCGGAAGACATCCGCCTCGGCGGCGACCCGACGTTCTCGCCCACCCTGCAGGCCTGGGGGTACGAGTCCAACTACGGCACCTTCGCCCAGTTCGCGCTCGTCAACGACTACCAGTGCCACCCGAAGCCGAAGAACCTCACGTGGGAGTCCGCGGCCTCCTTCATCCTCACCGGCTCCACCGCCTACCGTCAGCTGTTCGGCTGGGCGCCCAACACGGTCAAGCCGGGCGACCCGGTGCTGATCTGGGGCGGCGCCGGCGGGCTCGGCTCCATGGCCATCCAACTGGTGCGCAACGCGGGCGGCCTGCCCGTCGCGGTGGTCTCCAGCGAGGAGCGCGCCGAGTACTGCCGCAGCCTCGGCGCGGTCGGCACGATCAACCGCCGCGAGTTCTCCCACTGGGGCCGGATGCCCGACCTCAACGACTCCGTCGCGTTCGGCACCTGGATGCGCGAGCTGCGCAGCTTCGGCCGCGCGTACTGGGAGGCCCTCGGCGAGCGCCGCGCGCCGCGGATCGTCCTGGAGCACAGCGGCCAGGACACCATCCCCACCTCCATGTACCTGTGTGAGAACGGCGGCATGGTCACCATCTGCGGCGGCACCTCCGGCTACGCCGCCGACGTCGACCTGCGCTTCCTGTGGATGCGGCAGAAGCGCCTGCAGGGCTCGCACGGCTTCAACCCGGCCCAGTGCCGCGCGGTGATCCACCTCGTCGCCTCCGGGCAGCTCGACCCCTGCCTGTCCGGGCTGTTCAGCCTGGCGGAGATCGGCGACGCCCACCAGCTGATGCACGAGAACCGTCAGCCCCCCGGCAACATGGCCGCGCTGATCAACGCGCCGCGGGCGGGGCTCACCGACCTCGCCTGA
- a CDS encoding acyltransferase domain-containing protein produces MTDLAPGNLDPGFDLDAHVAIVGMAARFGRAADLDAFRGGPAGPADATAGPLADAHAFDHRFFGISPRESAVLDPQQRILLECAQHALEDAAHDPARDEAVVGIYAGGATTNHAARLRRQAAGSPQTDDRQIRAGTGADFLASRVAYKLGLTGPAVSVQAAGATALVAVHTAVQALLGGECDLALAGSVTVHAPAAGAPGGGCAVSVLKPLRAALDDGDRIYAVLRGTAVGTTGRGESADAGRDRIVRDALAVSGVADGTVLGVDTPAGASVTDTSPTAAAFVRAVLAVYDGADRPDGAAGPRRAAVSGSGPFGTHAHAIVEQAPATDPARTPTPATDGWQLLPYSAKSAAALAAVAGRIGRHLDRAGGAEALQDAAWTLQTGRTRYGHRGFVVARDHAGAVAALAEVKVKAKERSTGSSAGGPPPVVFTFPGHGGQHVGMARGLYRLDPHFRADLDACVAHVRAVADVDLGVVFDPEGEEAQEAARRSVADGRIAQLAVFVLEYALAKAFIRWGVRPAAVVGHSLGGYAAACIAGVFSFPDAVRMVLKRTELLLTLAPGAMAAVRLPEAELLPLLPEGVGIAVISGPDQVTVSGPRESVEKFVEEHVAKGLEARLLKIPGAGHSSLVDAVLDEYEAFLADITFHRPAIRVVSDTTGTWADPDEIRTPGYWCRHMRHAVRYHDVLETLNAFQGCALVEVGPGTTLTSLARRHAELRWNHPILQALPHPTDETPDPKVLLSALGALWAAGAEIEWAALHPLRAPRRTSLPGYPYERTDFPVPAA; encoded by the coding sequence ATGACGGACCTCGCACCGGGAAACCTCGACCCCGGCTTCGACCTCGACGCCCACGTCGCCATCGTGGGCATGGCGGCGCGCTTCGGGCGGGCCGCGGACCTCGACGCGTTCCGCGGGGGCCCCGCCGGCCCGGCGGACGCGACCGCCGGGCCGCTGGCCGACGCCCACGCGTTCGACCACCGGTTCTTCGGCATCTCGCCGCGCGAGTCGGCGGTCCTCGACCCGCAGCAGCGCATCCTGTTGGAGTGCGCCCAGCACGCCCTGGAGGACGCCGCCCACGACCCGGCCCGCGACGAGGCGGTCGTCGGCATCTACGCGGGCGGTGCCACCACGAACCACGCGGCGCGGCTGCGCCGCCAGGCCGCCGGATCGCCCCAGACGGACGACCGGCAGATCCGGGCCGGCACCGGGGCCGACTTCCTCGCCTCACGGGTCGCCTACAAGCTGGGGTTGACCGGCCCCGCCGTCTCGGTGCAGGCCGCCGGGGCGACCGCCCTCGTCGCGGTGCACACCGCCGTCCAGGCGCTGCTCGGCGGCGAGTGCGACCTGGCGTTGGCCGGGTCGGTCACCGTGCACGCCCCCGCGGCCGGCGCCCCCGGCGGCGGCTGCGCGGTGTCCGTGCTGAAGCCGCTCCGGGCGGCCCTGGACGACGGCGACCGGATCTACGCCGTCCTCCGCGGCACCGCCGTCGGCACGACGGGCCGCGGCGAGTCGGCCGACGCGGGCCGCGACCGCATCGTCCGCGACGCCCTCGCGGTGAGCGGCGTCGCGGACGGCACGGTCCTCGGGGTGGACACCCCCGCCGGGGCGAGCGTCACCGACACCTCGCCCACGGCCGCCGCCTTCGTACGGGCCGTCCTCGCGGTGTACGACGGGGCGGACCGGCCGGACGGTGCAGCCGGGCCGCGCCGCGCCGCCGTGAGCGGCTCGGGCCCCTTCGGCACGCACGCCCACGCGATCGTCGAGCAGGCGCCCGCGACGGATCCCGCCCGGACGCCCACCCCCGCCACGGACGGCTGGCAGCTGCTGCCGTACTCGGCGAAGTCCGCGGCCGCGCTGGCCGCGGTGGCGGGGCGGATCGGCCGCCACCTGGACCGGGCGGGGGGCGCCGAGGCGCTCCAGGACGCCGCCTGGACCCTGCAGACGGGCCGGACGCGGTACGGCCACCGGGGCTTCGTCGTCGCCCGCGACCACGCCGGGGCGGTCGCCGCACTCGCCGAGGTCAAGGTCAAGGCCAAGGAGCGGTCCACGGGGAGTTCCGCGGGCGGCCCGCCGCCGGTGGTGTTCACCTTCCCCGGGCACGGCGGCCAGCACGTCGGCATGGCGCGCGGGCTGTACCGCCTCGACCCGCACTTCCGGGCCGATCTCGACGCGTGCGTCGCGCACGTCCGGGCCGTGGCCGACGTGGACCTCGGCGTCGTCTTCGACCCCGAGGGCGAGGAGGCGCAGGAGGCGGCCCGGCGCTCCGTCGCGGACGGTCGGATCGCGCAACTCGCCGTCTTCGTCCTGGAGTACGCCCTCGCGAAGGCCTTCATCCGCTGGGGCGTGCGCCCCGCGGCGGTCGTCGGCCACAGCCTCGGCGGGTACGCCGCCGCCTGCATCGCCGGGGTGTTCTCCTTCCCCGACGCGGTCAGGATGGTCCTCAAGCGCACCGAGCTGCTGCTCACCCTGGCCCCCGGCGCCATGGCGGCCGTACGGCTGCCCGAGGCCGAGCTGCTGCCGCTGCTCCCCGAGGGCGTCGGGATCGCCGTGATCAGCGGCCCCGACCAGGTGACCGTCTCCGGGCCGCGCGAGTCGGTGGAGAAGTTCGTCGAGGAGCACGTGGCCAAGGGGCTGGAAGCCCGCCTGCTGAAGATCCCGGGAGCCGGCCACTCCTCGCTGGTCGACGCGGTGCTCGACGAGTACGAGGCGTTCCTCGCCGACATCACGTTCCACCGGCCGGCGATCCGGGTGGTCTCGGACACCACCGGGACCTGGGCCGACCCGGACGAGATCCGCACGCCCGGCTACTGGTGCCGACACATGCGCCACGCCGTGCGCTACCACGACGTCCTGGAGACGCTGAACGCCTTCCAGGGCTGCGCCCTCGTCGAGGTCGGCCCCGGCACCACGCTGACGTCGCTGGCCCGCCGCCACGCGGAACTGCGCTGGAACCACCCGATCCTGCAGGCCCTGCCGCATCCGACCGACGAGACGCCCGACCCGAAGGTCCTGCTGTCGGCGCTCGGCGCGCTGTGGGCCGCCGGCGCCGAGATCGAGTGGGCTGCGCTGCACCCGCTGCGCGCCCCCCGCAGGACCTCCCTGCCGGGCTACCCGTACGAACGCACCGACTTCCCGGTGCCCGCGGCCTGA